From a single Cytophagales bacterium WSM2-2 genomic region:
- a CDS encoding methyltransferase has protein sequence MRDAWLEKWNEKYSKGEYAFGKQPNIYLKEQLEKLKAGTILFPAEGEGRNAVFAARLGWTVSAFDISPEGKNKALLLAEENGVTIDYQVGELQSLNYQENQFDSIALIYAHFPADIKSKYHKLLNNYLRKDGMIIFEAFSKNHINYRLKNENVGGPKDLESLFSIEELKSDFENYEIVELTEREIELNEGNSHNGIGSVIRFVGRKK, from the coding sequence ATGAGAGACGCCTGGCTTGAGAAATGGAATGAAAAATACAGCAAAGGCGAATATGCCTTTGGTAAACAGCCAAACATCTATCTAAAGGAGCAACTGGAAAAACTAAAAGCCGGAACAATTCTTTTTCCGGCTGAAGGTGAAGGTCGCAATGCTGTTTTCGCAGCCCGACTCGGCTGGACGGTTTCTGCCTTTGATATCAGTCCTGAAGGAAAAAACAAAGCTCTCTTACTGGCTGAGGAGAATGGCGTAACGATCGACTACCAGGTTGGCGAGCTGCAGTCATTGAATTACCAGGAGAATCAATTTGATTCCATTGCCCTGATCTATGCTCACTTCCCAGCCGATATTAAATCAAAATACCACAAGCTGCTCAACAACTATTTGCGAAAAGACGGCATGATTATTTTCGAAGCATTTAGTAAAAACCATATTAACTATAGGCTAAAAAACGAAAATGTAGGAGGGCCAAAAGATCTGGAGTCTTTATTCTCAATTGAAGAGCTAAAATCGGATTTTGAGAATTATGAAATCGTCGAGTTAACAGAACGGGAAATTGAATTGAACGAGGGTAACTCCCACAATGGAATAGGCTCTGTTATAAGGTTTGTCGGACGAAAAAAATGA
- the kdnA gene encoding 8-amino-3,8-dideoxy-alpha-D-manno-octulosonate transaminase, whose product MPGTELFGKEEKKEINDVLETGILFRYNHDAQRNDIWKAREFENEVKKLLGAKYAHAVSSGSTAVACALASAGIGAGDEVIVPPFTFIASVEAVLFAGALPVFAEIDETLCLSAKGIKAAITPKTKAVLLVHMCGGMAQMDEILKLCKEHNITLIEDAGQAFAASYKGTSVGLLGKTGCYSFDFFKIATCGEGGVMVTNDEQCYKNADCYSDHGHSHVGNNRGMEPHPILGYNYRIGELSAAIGLAQTRKVPFILEKNREHKKILTDILSKVPGVSFSTLPDPSGDSATFLNMFLPDTESAKRTVDEFNKEGVAGFNYWFLNMYHFINQWDHIKNLNVAAKLPIHLLGAPQDYKNLNLPKSQEVVGRLISFGIRCTWTQEEVKSLANKIAGCVQKAMAVTA is encoded by the coding sequence ATGCCAGGCACCGAATTATTTGGAAAAGAAGAAAAAAAGGAGATCAACGATGTTCTCGAAACGGGTATCCTCTTTCGCTACAACCACGATGCACAGCGCAACGACATCTGGAAAGCGCGTGAGTTTGAAAATGAAGTGAAGAAGTTATTGGGCGCCAAATATGCCCATGCGGTGTCCAGTGGTTCTACTGCGGTGGCCTGCGCGCTGGCTTCTGCCGGTATTGGTGCTGGCGATGAAGTGATCGTACCTCCCTTCACTTTTATTGCTTCTGTTGAGGCGGTATTGTTTGCAGGTGCGCTGCCTGTGTTTGCCGAAATTGATGAAACACTTTGCCTTAGTGCGAAAGGGATCAAAGCAGCAATCACTCCTAAAACAAAAGCAGTGCTTCTCGTACACATGTGCGGTGGTATGGCACAGATGGATGAGATCTTGAAACTCTGTAAAGAACACAACATCACATTGATTGAAGATGCAGGCCAGGCGTTTGCCGCTTCATATAAAGGAACTTCAGTAGGATTATTAGGAAAAACAGGTTGCTATTCTTTCGACTTCTTCAAGATCGCGACCTGTGGTGAAGGTGGTGTGATGGTGACCAATGATGAGCAGTGTTACAAAAATGCCGACTGCTATTCCGACCACGGTCACAGTCACGTAGGCAACAACCGCGGCATGGAGCCGCATCCTATCCTTGGTTACAACTATCGCATTGGTGAACTAAGCGCTGCTATCGGACTTGCACAGACCCGCAAAGTGCCTTTCATTCTGGAAAAGAACAGGGAACACAAAAAAATACTGACTGACATCCTCTCAAAAGTTCCGGGTGTTAGCTTCAGCACGTTACCTGATCCGTCAGGCGATTCAGCTACATTTTTAAATATGTTTTTGCCTGACACCGAATCGGCAAAAAGAACGGTGGATGAATTTAATAAAGAAGGTGTTGCCGGTTTCAATTATTGGTTCTTGAATATGTATCACTTCATCAACCAGTGGGATCACATCAAGAATTTGAATGTTGCTGCCAAGCTTCCAATCCATTTGTTGGGTGCACCACAAGACTATAAGAATCTCAACTTACCTAAATCACAAGAAGTAGTGGGCCGATTGATTTCATTTGGAATCCGTTGCACCTGGACACAGGAAGAAGTGAAATCACTCGCGAATAAGATCGCAGGTTGTGTGCAGAAAGCAATGGCAGTGACGGCATAA
- the kdnB gene encoding 3-deoxy-alpha-D-manno-octulosonate 8-oxidase — protein sequence MHKNFKGIEKTVFGRGSFSQLGDILNEKRNENDKFMLFVVDNYFKGKDLAKKIPSQNGDIVKFIDVDQYEPTTEQIDSLRDEVKGSKGIPSAVVGIGGGSIMDIAKAVSLMFTNEGSSTLYQGLNLIKKPGIYHVGVPTISGTGAEVSMTAVLTGPEKKLGLKCEWTVFNQVVLDPELIATVPRNWWFYTGMDTYIHCIESENGVLNNAYSHSYAEQALKLCRDIYTGEKSGQTPENDDKLMVASLMGGLSLTYSEVGVCHALSYGLSKILGTRHCYANCLAFNHLQDYYAEGVKEFKTMIAKHKIDLPQNLSKGWTPEQITAMAKVAYNLPHMWAHAIGPDWKEKVTIESISELYRRL from the coding sequence ATGCACAAGAATTTTAAAGGAATAGAGAAGACCGTTTTCGGTCGCGGAAGTTTCAGTCAGCTCGGAGACATCCTCAATGAAAAACGTAACGAGAACGACAAATTCATGCTTTTCGTGGTGGATAATTATTTCAAAGGCAAAGACCTCGCAAAAAAAATACCTTCACAGAACGGAGACATTGTCAAGTTCATTGACGTGGATCAATACGAACCCACTACAGAACAGATTGACTCTTTGAGAGACGAAGTGAAAGGTTCAAAAGGAATTCCTTCAGCAGTAGTAGGTATTGGCGGAGGATCGATCATGGATATCGCCAAAGCAGTATCGTTGATGTTTACAAATGAAGGCTCTTCAACTTTGTACCAGGGATTGAACCTGATCAAGAAGCCCGGTATCTATCATGTTGGTGTACCAACTATTTCGGGCACTGGCGCTGAGGTGTCAATGACTGCAGTACTCACCGGTCCTGAAAAAAAATTAGGGTTAAAATGTGAATGGACTGTCTTCAACCAGGTGGTTCTTGATCCCGAGTTGATCGCTACTGTTCCGCGTAATTGGTGGTTCTACACCGGAATGGATACCTACATTCACTGCATCGAGTCTGAAAATGGGGTTTTAAATAATGCCTATTCCCACTCCTATGCAGAGCAAGCGTTAAAACTTTGCCGGGATATTTACACTGGAGAAAAAAGCGGACAAACTCCCGAGAATGATGATAAGCTTATGGTCGCGTCCCTCATGGGCGGCCTGAGTCTCACGTACTCCGAAGTAGGTGTTTGTCATGCCCTGTCCTACGGACTTTCCAAAATCCTGGGAACAAGACACTGCTATGCCAATTGCTTAGCATTTAATCACCTTCAGGATTACTATGCTGAAGGTGTTAAAGAATTCAAGACCATGATCGCCAAACACAAAATCGATCTTCCACAGAACTTATCTAAAGGGTGGACTCCCGAACAGATCACGGCCATGGCGAAAGTAGCTTACAACCTCCCGCACATGTGGGCGCACGCAATCGGTCCTGACTGGAAAGAAAAAGTGACCATCGAAAGTATCAGTGAATTGTACCGTAGACTGTAG
- a CDS encoding tRNA1(Val) (adenine(37)-N6)-methyltransferase, translating into MKSKAKANIFHFKKFSIGDDRCAMKVGTDAVLLGAWVRINRAKHILDIGAGSGVISLMLAQRSGEDALVDAVEIVKADAEQANENVLNSPWPNKVTIYQKAIQAFDPPYKYDLIVSNPPYFVNSLLPPSESRVKARHTISLSFEELLEHSLRLLNRNGRLAVILPHDEGNTFRSMALAKKLHLLRETAFYSRMDKPQERWLFEFSQTPQKGISGSLTLYDSNSNKSSGYRAITDDFYL; encoded by the coding sequence ATGAAGAGCAAGGCAAAAGCAAATATATTCCATTTCAAAAAGTTCTCTATAGGCGATGACCGCTGTGCGATGAAGGTGGGAACGGACGCGGTATTGCTGGGCGCCTGGGTAAGAATTAACAGGGCCAAACATATACTTGACATCGGTGCAGGCAGCGGGGTCATTTCTTTGATGCTCGCTCAGAGAAGCGGTGAGGATGCACTCGTTGATGCCGTTGAAATAGTGAAAGCCGATGCAGAGCAGGCAAATGAGAATGTACTAAACTCACCATGGCCAAATAAGGTGACTATCTATCAGAAAGCAATCCAGGCTTTTGACCCACCGTACAAATATGATTTGATTGTAAGTAACCCACCATACTTCGTCAATAGTCTCCTTCCTCCATCAGAGTCACGGGTTAAAGCCCGGCATACCATAAGTCTGAGTTTTGAAGAACTATTGGAACATTCTCTCCGGCTGCTCAATCGCAATGGCAGGCTGGCGGTAATCCTTCCGCATGATGAAGGGAATACCTTCAGATCTATGGCACTGGCTAAGAAACTTCATCTGCTTCGGGAGACTGCTTTTTATTCCCGAATGGATAAGCCACAGGAGAGGTGGCTTTTCGAATTTTCACAAACTCCGCAAAAAGGAATCTCGGGAAGCCTTACCCTTTACGATTCAAACTCAAATAAATCCTCCGGCTATCGCGCTATCACGGACGATTTTTATCTTTGA
- a CDS encoding polyisoprenoid-binding protein, whose amino-acid sequence MIATKIFKTMKKLNILIGALLVAGAASAQNWTLDKAHSKLGFSITHLSVSEVEGGFKSFDAKITSSKEDFSDGVVELTAEIASITTDNEGRDKHLQSPDYFDAAKFTTLSFKSKSITKVDGKKYKVEGDLTMHGVTKPVVLEVVHNGTIEHPRSKKMVAGFKISGIIKRTDFGISTGTPAAMLGDEITIRANTEFIKG is encoded by the coding sequence ATGATTGCAACCAAAATTTTTAAAACAATGAAAAAATTAAACATTCTTATCGGTGCACTTCTTGTGGCAGGCGCAGCTTCTGCCCAAAACTGGACTCTTGACAAAGCTCATTCAAAGCTAGGATTCAGCATCACCCACTTGTCGGTATCAGAAGTTGAAGGCGGGTTCAAATCATTCGATGCTAAAATCACATCATCAAAAGAGGATTTCTCTGATGGCGTTGTTGAATTGACTGCTGAAATTGCCAGCATTACTACAGACAATGAAGGACGCGACAAGCATCTCCAAAGCCCTGATTATTTTGATGCGGCTAAATTTACTACCCTCTCTTTCAAGAGCAAGTCAATCACGAAGGTAGATGGCAAGAAATACAAAGTAGAGGGCGACTTAACCATGCACGGTGTAACCAAACCCGTAGTACTCGAGGTTGTTCATAACGGAACAATTGAGCATCCACGCAGCAAGAAAATGGTAGCCGGCTTCAAAATCAGCGGTATCATTAAAAGAACTGACTTTGGTATCTCTACAGGCACTCCTGCCGCCATGTTGGGTGACGAAATTACCATTCGTGCCAATACCGAGTTCATCAAAGGTTAA